One Thermoanaerobaculum aquaticum DNA segment encodes these proteins:
- a CDS encoding RHS repeat domain-containing protein: MRQLVMSGYRATYGHDARDERVAWVDSAEPGIHYTLRGLSNEILQEVHELSGVWTWRKDYIFAGGTHIATVDSSGLTHVHKDHLGSTRVITNASGAKLSEHRYWPFGEEMTVTSSSERMRFAGHERDSQTSLDYMHARYYAPFGGRFLSVDPGRDFDPSHPQTWNLYAYVRNNPVTMTDPAGREVYLYNRPVQDFPLARHVFLVVRLTGENKKLFGNRAVKGEFLIVSGMPGVSPGVKGQALVRWYTDSLESATHRIVIQPRSQSRQQFEKNVLEAFGKYQNDQHYNAQDVGGKNSNSLISGILDAAGAKEAKPSSSELEGWVPGWNDPVKLPDVTKNDGTEEEMKELVKITSEYPPNQPE, from the coding sequence ATGAGGCAGCTGGTGATGAGCGGGTACAGGGCCACGTACGGGCACGATGCCAGGGACGAGCGGGTGGCGTGGGTGGATTCGGCGGAGCCCGGGATTCACTACACCTTGCGGGGGTTGTCCAACGAAATCCTGCAGGAGGTGCATGAGCTTTCCGGAGTGTGGACGTGGAGGAAGGACTACATCTTTGCCGGTGGTACGCACATTGCGACCGTTGACAGCTCCGGCCTAACCCATGTGCACAAGGACCACCTGGGGAGCACGAGGGTGATCACAAACGCTTCCGGAGCGAAGCTTTCCGAGCACCGGTACTGGCCGTTTGGTGAGGAAATGACGGTGACGTCTTCTTCTGAGCGGATGCGGTTTGCAGGGCATGAGCGGGACAGCCAAACGAGCCTCGATTACATGCATGCGCGCTACTACGCGCCGTTTGGTGGCCGCTTCCTCTCTGTGGACCCCGGCCGGGACTTTGATCCTTCCCATCCCCAAACCTGGAATTTGTACGCGTATGTAAGGAATAACCCGGTTACTATGACCGATCCAGCCGGCCGGGAGGTATACCTTTACAATCGGCCAGTCCAGGACTTTCCTTTGGCGCGACACGTCTTCTTGGTGGTGCGTCTTACCGGGGAAAACAAGAAGCTTTTTGGCAATAGGGCTGTTAAGGGAGAGTTTCTCATTGTAAGCGGCATGCCCGGTGTTTCACCAGGCGTCAAAGGGCAGGCGCTGGTAAGGTGGTACACAGATTCCCTCGAATCGGCCACTCACCGTATCGTGATTCAGCCACGCTCACAAAGTCGACAGCAATTCGAGAAAAATGTTTTGGAGGCCTTTGGTAAATACCAGAACGATCAGCACTACAATGCTCAAGACGTGGGGGGCAAGAACTCGAACTCGTTAATATCGGGTATTTTGGACGCTGCCGGTGCGAAAGAGGCAAAGCCATCGAGCTCTGAGTTGGAGGGGTGGGTGCCTGGGTGGAACGATCCGGTGAAGCTTCCAGACGTGACAAAGAACGATGGAACGGAGGAGGAAATGAAAGAGCTGGTAAAGATCACGTCGGAATATCCTCCGAACCAGCCGGAATAG
- a CDS encoding RHS repeat-associated core domain-containing protein, with protein MRQLVMSGYSATYGYDARDERVAWVDSTEGGIHYTLRGLSNEILREVHELNGVWTWRKDYIFAGTTHIATADSSGLTHVHKDHLGSTRVITSASGSIVSQHRYWPFGEEMTATSSPERMRFAGHERDSQTSLDYMHARYYAPFGGRFLSVDPGRDFDPSHPQSWNLYAYVRNNPVSAVDPTGKDAAELAENAKRLVKVASEYIDSQVGGDPAGVMVMTITGILRDVASGVADMLKVGQETGEAIGRGAETEDVVRAISQDVGRAAGLVLMIAGPANSTIKAAAAGNPAQVAKGTTLFRVWGDGSGPWGRSWTPVNPATIPNYRNAAGLPVTNTGRFVSEAILTDTTGVTTRRALPLHGNSGGLPEVVVPKPESQLVLVRVSGVNPPF; from the coding sequence ATGAGGCAGCTCGTAATGAGCGGGTACAGTGCTACCTATGGGTACGATGCCAGGGACGAGCGGGTGGCGTGGGTAGACTCCACGGAGGGCGGGATTCACTACACCTTGCGGGGCTTGTCCAACGAAATCCTGCGGGAGGTGCATGAGCTCAACGGGGTTTGGACTTGGAGGAAGGACTACATCTTTGCCGGAACCACGCACATTGCGACCGCTGACAGCTCCGGGCTAACCCATGTGCACAAGGACCACCTGGGGAGCACGAGGGTGATCACTTCTGCCAGTGGCAGTATTGTCTCCCAGCACCGGTACTGGCCGTTTGGTGAGGAGATGACCGCCACGTCTTCGCCTGAGCGGATGCGGTTTGCGGGTCACGAGCGGGACAGCCAAACGAGCCTCGATTACATGCACGCCCGCTACTACGCGCCGTTTGGTGGCCGTTTCCTCTCCGTGGACCCCGGCCGGGACTTTGATCCTTCCCACCCTCAAAGCTGGAATTTATACGCGTATGTGCGGAACAACCCGGTCAGCGCGGTGGATCCGACTGGGAAAGATGCCGCAGAACTTGCTGAGAATGCGAAACGGCTGGTAAAGGTCGCATCGGAGTACATAGATTCCCAGGTTGGCGGGGACCCGGCCGGCGTCATGGTGATGACAATTACTGGCATCTTGAGGGATGTTGCAAGCGGCGTGGCTGACATGCTCAAGGTCGGTCAGGAAACGGGGGAGGCAATTGGCAGGGGGGCAGAGACCGAAGACGTGGTCAGGGCGATCTCTCAAGACGTCGGTCGCGCCGCTGGTCTCGTACTGATGATAGCGGGGCCAGCAAACAGCACTATCAAGGCGGCCGCTGCGGGAAACCCAGCGCAGGTCGCAAAGGGCACGACTTTATTTAGAGTGTGGGGCGATGGGTCCGGGCCCTGGGGGCGATCTTGGACCCCTGTAAACCCGGCAACCATTCCAAACTACCGAAATGCTGCAGGGCTGCCGGTCACAAATACGGGCCGGTTCGTTTCCGAGGCAATCCTGACCGACACAACTGGTGTCACGACTCGAAGGGCTCTCCCTCTCCATGGCAATTCCGGCGGCCTTCCGGAGGTCGTTGTTCCGAAACCCGAGAGCCAGCTTGTGCTCGTGCGCGTTTCGGGCGTGAATCCGCCGTTTTAA
- a CDS encoding NAD-dependent epimerase/dehydratase family protein: MRKPVVLITGASGEIGHGLIERLSENGAHTLVSLDVRELPPELKAKVHREFVGSILDKALLDRILAEFEVDLIFHLAALLSTRGEFTPVAAHQVNVEGTLNLLEFAQRQGESHGRPVVFVYPSSIAVYGLPDLATKAAAGKVREDQFLQPITMYGCNKLYCEHLGRYYAHHYRQLAAEPLAGKVDFRCVRFPGLISAVTIPSGGTSDFAP; encoded by the coding sequence ATGCGCAAACCGGTGGTGCTCATAACCGGCGCTTCAGGGGAAATTGGTCATGGCCTAATTGAGCGGCTTTCGGAAAACGGGGCGCACACGTTGGTGAGTTTGGACGTGCGGGAGCTGCCCCCGGAGCTTAAGGCCAAAGTTCACCGGGAGTTTGTGGGTTCGATTCTGGACAAGGCGCTTCTGGACAGGATTCTCGCCGAATTTGAGGTGGATTTGATCTTCCACCTTGCCGCCTTGCTTTCCACCCGGGGAGAGTTCACGCCGGTGGCAGCCCACCAGGTAAACGTGGAGGGCACCCTCAACCTCCTGGAGTTTGCCCAGCGGCAGGGGGAATCCCACGGTCGTCCGGTGGTTTTTGTGTACCCCTCGTCCATTGCGGTGTACGGTCTGCCGGACCTGGCCACCAAGGCCGCCGCGGGGAAGGTCAGGGAAGACCAGTTTTTGCAACCAATCACCATGTACGGTTGCAACAAGCTGTACTGCGAGCATTTGGGGCGCTACTACGCCCATCACTACCGGCAACTGGCGGCAGAACCTCTGGCTGGGAAGGTGGACTTTCGCTGCGTGCGTTTTCCCGGGCTCATTTCGGCGGTGACGATCCCCTCGGGAGGCACTTCGGATTTTGCTCCCTAA
- a CDS encoding Rossmann-fold NAD(P)-binding domain-containing protein: MIHAAAKGEPYACFVREDTQIPFMAMPDGVEALLKLAAAPRERLRRSVYNVGSFAPTAEEIRQLVLQAFPQASISYRVDTKRQAIVDSWPADVDDSAARQDWGFAPRYDLHRAFGEYLIPTIRTRYQRGV; this comes from the coding sequence ATGATTCACGCCGCCGCCAAGGGCGAGCCCTACGCCTGCTTTGTGCGGGAAGACACGCAAATCCCCTTCATGGCTATGCCCGATGGGGTGGAGGCCTTGTTGAAGTTAGCAGCAGCACCCCGGGAAAGACTGCGGCGGAGCGTGTACAACGTGGGTAGCTTCGCCCCCACCGCCGAAGAAATCCGCCAGTTGGTGTTGCAAGCTTTTCCGCAGGCCAGCATTTCGTACCGGGTGGACACCAAGCGCCAGGCCATCGTGGACTCCTGGCCCGCCGATGTGGACGACAGCGCCGCCCGGCAGGACTGGGGCTTCGCCCCCCGCTACGACCTCCACCGGGCCTTTGGGGAGTACCTCATCCCCACCATCCGCACCCGTTACCAGCGGGGGGTTTAA
- the tsaA gene encoding tRNA (N6-threonylcarbamoyladenosine(37)-N6)-methyltransferase TrmO, whose product MSEPMEFCMKPIGYVESPYTSEEQIPKGRGAKHEAEGTLVVHPEFAEGLQDIEGFSHLFVIWVFHRSQGFSLLSHPPTADRPHGVFATRSPRRPNPIGLTVVELLGREGNRLRVRGVDMLDGTPILDIKPYLSSIPEEKLRRGWMDQEQGPSKA is encoded by the coding sequence ATGAGCGAACCCATGGAATTTTGCATGAAACCCATTGGCTATGTGGAAAGCCCCTACACTTCGGAAGAGCAAATTCCCAAAGGCCGGGGAGCCAAGCACGAGGCCGAAGGCACCTTGGTGGTTCACCCTGAGTTCGCCGAAGGGCTGCAGGACATTGAGGGTTTTTCCCATTTGTTCGTAATTTGGGTCTTCCACCGTTCCCAGGGTTTTTCCCTTTTATCCCATCCGCCAACCGCCGACCGGCCCCACGGGGTTTTTGCCACCCGCTCCCCCCGCCGGCCTAACCCCATTGGGCTCACCGTGGTGGAGCTTTTGGGCCGTGAAGGCAACCGCTTGCGGGTGAGAGGCGTGGACATGCTGGACGGCACGCCCATTTTGGACATCAAGCCTTACCTTTCCTCGATCCCCGAAGAAAAGCTCCGCCGCGGCTGGATGGACCAAGAACAAGGGCCCAGCAAAGCCTAA
- a CDS encoding chalcone isomerase family protein: MRKTALLVLASFGVAAAVAAGELAGVTMPERKNVNGQVLQLNGMGLRKKAVFKVYVGALYLTQKSSDPAAILAADQPRQMVMHFLRDVGKDRLVEAWKEGFAGNAPAAQTKLAKEIERFLGFWRDVAEGEEVLMTYVPGKGTSVSFGGKEVGTIEGKEFADALLSVWLGPKPPSEDLKAGLLGK; encoded by the coding sequence ATGAGGAAGACAGCGCTTTTGGTCCTTGCATCTTTCGGGGTGGCGGCGGCGGTGGCCGCCGGTGAGCTGGCCGGTGTCACCATGCCCGAGCGGAAAAACGTCAACGGGCAGGTGCTGCAGCTCAACGGCATGGGCCTAAGGAAGAAGGCGGTGTTCAAGGTTTACGTGGGGGCTTTGTACCTCACCCAAAAGAGCAGTGACCCTGCCGCCATTTTGGCTGCCGATCAGCCCCGGCAGATGGTCATGCATTTTTTGCGGGATGTGGGTAAGGACCGGCTGGTGGAAGCCTGGAAGGAGGGTTTTGCCGGGAACGCTCCTGCCGCCCAAACCAAGCTTGCCAAGGAAATCGAGCGCTTCTTGGGGTTCTGGCGGGATGTGGCCGAAGGGGAAGAGGTGCTCATGACCTACGTCCCCGGCAAGGGCACAAGTGTGAGCTTTGGCGGCAAGGAAGTGGGCACCATCGAGGGCAAGGAGTTTGCCGATGCCTTGCTTTCGGTGTGGCTGGGACCCAAGCCGCCTTCGGAGGACCTCAAGGCTGGGCTTTTGGGCAAATAG
- a CDS encoding alpha/beta hydrolase, whose amino-acid sequence MGWIAWLALGFAAYLGLGFLFTWVAWRNPRVPPRKNPGELGLNFQEVWFATVGGKRLHGWLTFPPGDQSGRSPVILVHGWGRNAERMLPYIRVLSQAGFPTLAFDARHHGLSDRDGFASMKKFAEDIRAAADFLESRGEKPPFAVLGLSIGGSAAIYAASRDSRLQPVVTVGAFAHPRDAMIALGFGRFIFAPIAPILFRFIEWRVGARLDQLAPEKNIAKVPAVLLVHGANDTVVPPSHAQRLLAGANGRAQLWMVPQRGHSDVHLEPEFFPKVLAFLSQKAAAAS is encoded by the coding sequence ATGGGGTGGATTGCCTGGTTAGCTTTAGGCTTCGCGGCCTATTTGGGCTTGGGCTTCCTGTTCACGTGGGTGGCTTGGCGCAACCCCCGGGTTCCCCCTCGGAAAAACCCGGGGGAACTGGGCTTGAACTTCCAGGAGGTTTGGTTCGCCACAGTGGGCGGGAAAAGGCTGCACGGGTGGCTCACATTCCCCCCGGGTGATCAAAGTGGCCGTAGCCCGGTGATTCTCGTGCACGGCTGGGGACGCAACGCCGAGCGCATGCTCCCCTACATTCGCGTGCTTTCGCAAGCCGGCTTTCCCACCCTGGCCTTCGATGCCCGCCACCATGGGCTTTCGGACCGGGATGGTTTTGCCTCCATGAAGAAGTTTGCCGAGGACATCCGGGCCGCCGCGGACTTTTTGGAAAGCCGAGGGGAAAAGCCTCCCTTTGCGGTGCTGGGGCTGTCCATTGGGGGAAGCGCGGCGATTTACGCCGCCTCGCGGGATTCCCGCTTGCAGCCGGTGGTCACCGTGGGGGCCTTTGCCCACCCCCGGGATGCCATGATCGCCCTGGGGTTTGGGCGGTTTATCTTTGCGCCCATAGCCCCCATCCTCTTCCGTTTCATCGAGTGGCGGGTGGGAGCCCGCTTGGACCAGCTGGCCCCGGAGAAGAACATCGCCAAGGTGCCGGCGGTGCTTTTGGTGCACGGTGCCAACGACACCGTGGTGCCGCCCTCCCACGCCCAGCGGTTGTTAGCTGGAGCCAACGGACGGGCCCAGCTGTGGATGGTGCCCCAGCGGGGGCATTCGGACGTGCACCTGGAGCCAGAGTTCTTCCCCAAAGTTTTGGCGTTCCTCTCGCAAAAGGCTGCTGCAGCATCCTAA